In the Pedobacter cryoconitis genome, ATAACCTTCCATGGCTCAGTCTCAGCCAGATATTTATTTCCTAAACGTGCTACATTCATCACCTCAGTTAACGCCTCTCTAAACCTGTAATTCTCTATAGAAGCGCTGATTTTTGAAGGATATAAAGCCAGTTCATCAATCACCTGCTGATCTTGCTCATTTAACGTCATTAGCTCAGGCACCTTGCCTTCAAAATACTTATGCGTCAATACAACCACCCTATTGATGAAATTGCCTAATACAGCAACTAACTCATTATTATTTCTAGCCTGAAAATCTTTCCAGGTAAAATCATTATCCTTGGTTTCAGGCGCAGTCGAAGTCAAAACATAACGCAATACATCCTGTTTATCCTTAAACTCAACCAGGTACTCATTCAACCATACCGCCCAATTTTTAGACGTAGAAATCTTCTGCCCTTCTAAATTCAGGAATTCATTTGCAGGAACATTGTCAGCAAGAATATAATCCCCATGCGCCATTAACATCGCCGGGAAAATGATACAATGGAATACAATATTATCTTTTCCAATGAAATGTACCAGCTTGGTCGTATCGTCCTTCCAGTAATCTTCCCATTTCCCCTCTACTACATTATCCTTTTTCAGGTAATATTCATCAGCCTTAGGATTTTTACCTTCCGCACCAGCATAACGGAACAATTCCTTTGTCGCTGAGATATAACCAATCGGAGCATCAAACCAAACATATAAAACTTTGCCTTCAGCATCTTTTACCGGAACCTTAACGCCCCAGTCCAGATCCCTGGTCATCGCTCTTGGCTGTAAACCTGCGTTTAACCAGCTTTGACACTGACCAGCAACATTTGGCTTCCACTCTTTGTGGCTTTCAATATAAGTTCTTAATTGCTCTTCGTATTTCTCTAATGGTAAGAACCAGTTTTTTGTCTTTCTGCGGACCGGGGGCTCGCCAGATAAAGTTGACTTCGGATTAATCAGGTCAGTTGCATTCAGCGTACTTCCGCAATTCTCACACTGATCACCATAAGCATTTTCGTTTCCGCACTTCGGACAAGTTCCGGTGATATAACGATCAGCAAGGAAAGACTGTGCTTTCACATCATAATACTGCTCCGTTACTTCTTCCGTAAAAATGCCCTTATCGTAAAGGGTCTTAAAGAAATCAGATGCAGTTTCATGATGCATTTCAGAAGAAGTACGGTGATAGATATCAAAAGATACACCGAACTCTTTAAAAGAATCCCCTATGATTTTATGATATTTATCAACAACAACCTGTGGAGTAACACCTTCTTTTTTGGCCTTTAATGTAATAGGTACACCATTCTCATCAGAACCACAAATAAATTTAACATCTCTTTTATTTGAACGAAGGTAACGTACATAAGTATCAGCAGGCAAATAAACACCAGCTAAATGCCCAATGTGTACCGGACCATTCGTATAGGGTAAAGCCGCCGTAACGGTATATCTTTTTATCTTACTGTTATCCAAAACTATTTATATTATTTTATCAAAGATAAGATTTTTGACCCTGATTAAACAGCCCGGAAGTAAGATTTAATAAAACAGAAAAAGGGTGCCCAAAACATCAGGCACCCTTTTTAAAGAATAAAATAGTGTTACTATTTATCTACATACACTCTTACATAAGTAGGAACAATTACCTGACCATTATCTAAAGTGATCATGAAGTAAAAGTTTCTAGCCAGAAAACTGGTTGCAGTACCAGATGTTGCAGCAGTTGGCATAGTCGTAACAGAAGTATTTGTTTTAACACGGTACTCTTCCAGAGTTGTATTAAATGTGATCGAAGTAGTTCCTGTACCAGCTATTGGTCCTGTAACATACAAACCTGTTGTAGCCTGCACACTTCCATAAGCTGTACCTGCTGCTACCTTTGTTATTTCCTTTATTGTTCTTCCTGAACTTGCAGGGATTTCAAGAACAATTTTAATAGCACCACCGCCAGAAAACGAGGTACTAACTGCCGGAGCAGTGAAAATCCCGATTTTATTCGTTACAGTTACAGGAACGTCAGGAAAATTATTCTCCAATGAAACGTTATCCTTCTTACAAGAAGTCATCGCCATTGTAATAATTACACCCAGGGATAATATTGATTTTATATATAATTTCATAATATTCATTTATAATAGTTACTTAATATCTTATAATCCCCACCAAACTTTCTGATCAGTCTTAGGACGAGGCTTAGGTTGATTCGGGTTACCATTTCCTTCAGTCGTAGTGTAAGGCAAACGTTTAGGGATTACAGATGGATTATCACCACCAGTAACATTTAACGCTAAAGCTAACACAGGAAACCCTGTTCTTCTGTAATCGTTATAAGC is a window encoding:
- the metG gene encoding methionine--tRNA ligase → MDNSKIKRYTVTAALPYTNGPVHIGHLAGVYLPADTYVRYLRSNKRDVKFICGSDENGVPITLKAKKEGVTPQVVVDKYHKIIGDSFKEFGVSFDIYHRTSSEMHHETASDFFKTLYDKGIFTEEVTEQYYDVKAQSFLADRYITGTCPKCGNENAYGDQCENCGSTLNATDLINPKSTLSGEPPVRRKTKNWFLPLEKYEEQLRTYIESHKEWKPNVAGQCQSWLNAGLQPRAMTRDLDWGVKVPVKDAEGKVLYVWFDAPIGYISATKELFRYAGAEGKNPKADEYYLKKDNVVEGKWEDYWKDDTTKLVHFIGKDNIVFHCIIFPAMLMAHGDYILADNVPANEFLNLEGQKISTSKNWAVWLNEYLVEFKDKQDVLRYVLTSTAPETKDNDFTWKDFQARNNNELVAVLGNFINRVVVLTHKYFEGKVPELMTLNEQDQQVIDELALYPSKISASIENYRFREALTEVMNVARLGNKYLAETEPWKVIKTDEDRVKTILNISLQIVAGLEILIEPFLPFTAEKLRGMLNHEAHLWGDAGKIDLLQPGHQLNEAALLFEKVEDTDVQAQIDKLNQSKVDNIAANVVVAPAKENIDFDQFSAMDIRVATIIAAEKVEKTKKLLKLTLDTGLDERTVVSGIAEYFTPEEVVGQQVSLLINLAPREIKGILSQGMILMSENSDGKLTFVSPLQNHVSGSVIR